A window of the Sandaracinaceae bacterium genome harbors these coding sequences:
- a CDS encoding HYR domain-containing protein yields the protein MSLRLPLAAALLVVALAPSRATAQPTAVCHPSVTVTLGGDGTATLAATTVDNGSSDASGRPLSLSVTPSGFDCADVDSSPITVTLTVTSSGSSTTCTSQVSVVPPAPTALCQNTTAFLNWNGTVTITEADVDGGSTAACGTPSISATTRSFSCSDVGANLDTLYVSESGVTSMCDAIVTIVDNTMPWITCPGNVTLPPSEEAVVAATLGDLTAADNCFQVSVTNDAPAAGYPFGTTTVTWTATDSSGNTATCQQTVTRDCCMPDLGVADMGPADMGATDMGPEDMGPADMGSTVVDAGSADQGTGGSDQGAGGTDAGAVSDQGAGGTDAGAVSDQGADGGRGADQATSPDQGRAIDAGTPPSGGGSGCAVRPGAPTGTAGALGVMLLLGVVVAGRRRR from the coding sequence ATGAGTCTGCGCCTCCCCCTCGCCGCCGCGCTCCTCGTCGTCGCGCTCGCTCCGTCCCGCGCCACCGCGCAGCCGACCGCCGTCTGCCATCCGTCCGTTACGGTCACGCTCGGGGGCGATGGCACGGCGACCCTCGCCGCGACGACGGTCGACAACGGTTCGAGCGACGCGAGCGGGCGCCCGTTGAGCCTCTCCGTGACCCCGAGCGGCTTCGACTGCGCCGACGTCGATTCGAGCCCCATCACCGTGACGCTCACGGTGACGAGCTCGGGGAGCTCCACGACCTGCACCTCCCAGGTGAGCGTGGTGCCACCGGCGCCGACGGCGCTCTGCCAGAACACCACGGCGTTCCTCAACTGGAACGGGACCGTGACGATCACCGAAGCGGACGTGGACGGCGGCTCGACGGCCGCGTGTGGGACGCCATCCATCTCCGCGACGACCCGTTCGTTCAGCTGTTCGGACGTCGGAGCGAACCTCGACACGCTCTACGTGTCCGAGAGCGGCGTCACGAGCATGTGCGACGCAATCGTCACCATCGTGGACAACACGATGCCCTGGATCACGTGCCCCGGGAACGTCACGCTGCCGCCGAGCGAGGAGGCCGTCGTGGCGGCGACGCTGGGCGATCTCACGGCCGCCGACAATTGCTTCCAGGTGAGCGTGACGAACGACGCCCCGGCGGCGGGCTACCCGTTCGGCACGACGACCGTCACCTGGACGGCGACCGACTCGTCCGGAAACACGGCGACCTGCCAGCAGACGGTGACGCGCGACTGCTGCATGCCGGACCTCGGCGTGGCGGACATGGGGCCCGCAGACATGGGAGCCACCGACATGGGTCCGGAGGACATGGGCCCCGCCGACATGGGCTCGACCGTCGTAGATGCGGGGAGCGCCGACCAAGGGACCGGCGGCTCGGACCAGGGCGCGGGCGGTACGGACGCGGGCGCTGTCTCGGACCAGGGAGCGGGTGGAACGGACGCGGGCGCTGTCTCGGACCAGGGCGCAGATGGCGGCCGAGGTGCGGACCAGGCGACGAGCCCGGATCAGGGCCGCGCGATCGACGCCGGCACGCCGCCGTCGGGCGGGGGCTCGGGCTGCGCGGTTCGGCCAGGCGCCCCGACGGGAACGGCGGGCGCGCTCGGCGTGATGCTGCTGCTCGGCGTGGTGGTCGCGGGACGGCGCAGGCGGTAG
- a CDS encoding DUF1990 domain-containing protein, producing MFHLAPPSDDRVLALVRARAHRPFTYRDVGLTRTPLSAAPAGFVLDRYGTELGRGYEVFERACAALANLENYPPSFTRVVRTPGELAPGSLFATVARHLGFASVHPCRVIYVEREPSRFAFGFGTLPGHAESGEESFSVTLDGDAVRYDVQAFSRPHGVLARVGAPVARSYQLRFQRETQERMRDLAR from the coding sequence ATGTTCCACCTCGCGCCGCCCAGCGACGACCGAGTCTTGGCGCTGGTCCGCGCTCGCGCGCACCGGCCCTTCACCTACCGTGACGTAGGCCTCACGCGCACACCCCTCTCAGCCGCGCCGGCGGGGTTCGTGCTGGACCGCTACGGAACGGAGCTCGGGCGGGGGTACGAGGTGTTCGAGCGCGCGTGCGCTGCGCTCGCCAACCTCGAGAACTACCCGCCCTCCTTCACGCGTGTCGTGCGAACACCGGGTGAGCTCGCGCCGGGCTCTCTGTTCGCGACCGTCGCGAGGCACCTGGGCTTCGCGTCGGTGCACCCGTGTCGCGTCATCTACGTGGAGCGGGAGCCCAGCCGCTTCGCCTTCGGCTTTGGAACGTTGCCAGGGCACGCCGAGAGCGGGGAGGAGAGCTTCAGCGTCACGCTCGACGGCGACGCGGTGCGCTACGACGTGCAGGCCTTCTCGCGCCCCCACGGGGTGCTCGCGCGCGTCGGTGCACCCGTCGCGCGAAGCTACCAGCTTCGCTTCCAGCGCGAGACGCAGGAGCGCATGCGCGACCTCGCGCGGTAG
- a CDS encoding alpha/beta fold hydrolase, whose protein sequence is MPHPTSPHPALLFPSVALVLVFAIAPLGCGGDGGGSTDPGWEERPTTLLPPWAEGCENPHVPVVMVHGFLASGDTYANHVMRFVANGYCQDRLFVYDWNSIGGGNSPALLDAFIDEVLSVTGATQVDLLGHSAGGGIGYTYLSDDARAAKVRRYVHIASGDEDAPPGSAGGVPTLNLFSANDRVVTNDGIEGATNVDLETADHYEVATRDDSFEAIWEFLNDAPPAVSAIVAQEEPIVIAGRAATLGENRPAEGATVDIYEVDADSGQRRRARPRATFIANAQGYWGPFQGAPDTHYEFHITPVSGRSVHYFREPFLRTNTKVYLRTLPTTGLARVLVSALKFDEDQPTTVIFLANRALQPGDQLLLDDVDLSGDAYTNRDNTTIALFFFDDNGNDETDLTPVALFQTFPFLAGADFAPGADPRVSTVVQLGERRLAMPRRPAEPDGVSIVVFD, encoded by the coding sequence ATGCCCCACCCCACCTCACCTCATCCAGCTCTCCTGTTCCCCTCGGTAGCCCTCGTCCTCGTCTTCGCCATCGCGCCGCTCGGCTGTGGGGGCGACGGCGGAGGGAGCACGGATCCCGGCTGGGAGGAGCGGCCGACCACGCTGCTGCCGCCGTGGGCCGAGGGCTGCGAGAACCCTCACGTGCCGGTGGTGATGGTGCACGGCTTCCTCGCCTCGGGGGACACCTACGCCAACCACGTCATGCGCTTTGTCGCGAACGGCTACTGTCAGGACCGGTTGTTCGTCTACGACTGGAACTCCATCGGAGGCGGCAACAGCCCAGCGCTCTTGGACGCCTTCATCGACGAGGTGCTGAGCGTGACGGGCGCCACCCAGGTCGACCTCCTCGGGCACTCGGCGGGGGGCGGCATCGGCTACACCTACCTGAGCGACGACGCGCGCGCAGCCAAGGTGCGGCGCTACGTCCACATCGCGAGCGGCGACGAAGACGCGCCTCCAGGCAGCGCCGGTGGCGTGCCGACGCTGAACCTGTTCTCGGCGAACGACCGCGTGGTGACGAACGACGGCATCGAGGGTGCGACGAACGTCGACCTCGAGACCGCGGACCACTACGAGGTGGCGACACGGGACGACTCGTTCGAGGCCATCTGGGAGTTCTTGAACGACGCCCCGCCCGCCGTGAGCGCCATCGTCGCGCAGGAGGAGCCCATCGTCATCGCCGGGCGCGCCGCGACGCTGGGTGAGAACCGCCCCGCGGAGGGAGCGACGGTGGACATCTACGAGGTGGACGCGGACAGCGGACAGCGCCGACGCGCCCGCCCCCGCGCCACGTTCATCGCGAACGCGCAGGGCTACTGGGGCCCGTTCCAGGGCGCGCCGGACACGCACTACGAGTTCCACATCACGCCCGTCAGCGGGCGCAGCGTGCACTACTTCCGCGAGCCCTTCCTGCGCACGAACACGAAGGTGTACCTGCGCACCTTGCCCACCACAGGGCTCGCGCGCGTGCTCGTCAGCGCGCTGAAGTTCGACGAGGACCAGCCCACCACCGTCATCTTCCTGGCCAACCGCGCGCTCCAGCCGGGCGACCAGCTGCTGCTCGACGACGTCGACCTGAGCGGGGACGCGTACACGAACCGCGACAACACCACCATCGCGCTCTTCTTCTTCGACGACAACGGCAACGACGAGACCGACCTGACGCCCGTCGCGCTGTTCCAGACCTTCCCGTTCTTGGCCGGCGCCGACTTCGCGCCCGGGGCCGACCCGCGCGTGTCCACCGTGGTGCAGCTGGGCGAGCGACGCCTCGCCATGCCGCGCCGCCCCGCCGAGCCCGACGGGGTGAGCATCGTCGTGTTCGACTGA
- the alr gene encoding alanine racemase produces the protein MRSPRDTLILKPRLQAAEDTLRPTRAEIDLDAVVHNLGVARALVGRSRVLAVVKADGYGHGVVPVAQRLQEAGAYGFGVALAEEALELRAAGIQTEIVVLNGVHGGAHEEVVAAGLTPVVYELPELRAFSRVAERRGAPVAVHLKVDTGMSRLGVPCDVLPAFLRAIAELGPTGAVQISGCMTHLSSADSDADVTREQLRRFDEAVALVRDHGHRPSVLHAANTAGAFLHPSSRYDLVRLGSGLFGYGPPGTEQAGLRPAMRLRTEVISLRRLPAGTRVGYDGTFTAPSERLIATIPVGYGDGLIRATSNRAEVLVRGRRCPIVGNVSMDLTGVDVSAVPGVQLGDEVVLLGRQGDEHIDAYELARSAGTIHYEVLTNVSRRVPRFYG, from the coding sequence GTGCGTTCGCCCCGCGACACGTTGATCCTCAAGCCGCGCCTACAGGCCGCCGAGGACACGCTGCGCCCGACGCGCGCGGAGATCGACCTCGACGCCGTCGTCCACAACCTGGGGGTCGCGCGGGCGCTGGTCGGACGCAGCCGCGTGCTGGCCGTGGTCAAGGCGGACGGCTATGGCCACGGCGTGGTCCCGGTGGCCCAGCGCCTCCAGGAGGCGGGGGCCTACGGCTTCGGCGTCGCGCTGGCCGAGGAGGCCCTCGAGCTGCGCGCAGCGGGCATCCAGACCGAGATCGTGGTCCTGAACGGTGTGCACGGCGGCGCTCACGAGGAGGTCGTCGCGGCGGGCCTCACCCCCGTGGTCTACGAGCTGCCGGAGCTACGCGCCTTCTCGCGTGTCGCCGAGCGGCGGGGTGCGCCCGTGGCCGTGCACCTCAAGGTGGACACGGGCATGAGCCGCCTGGGTGTGCCCTGCGACGTGCTGCCCGCGTTCCTGCGCGCCATCGCCGAGCTGGGGCCCACGGGCGCCGTGCAGATCAGCGGGTGCATGACCCACCTCAGCTCGGCGGACAGCGACGCGGACGTCACGCGCGAGCAGCTGCGGCGCTTCGACGAGGCCGTCGCGCTCGTGCGCGACCACGGTCACCGCCCGAGTGTGCTGCACGCGGCGAACACGGCCGGCGCGTTCCTTCACCCCAGCTCCCGCTACGACCTGGTACGGCTGGGCAGCGGCCTGTTCGGCTACGGGCCGCCGGGCACGGAGCAGGCGGGGCTGCGACCCGCGATGCGCCTGCGCACGGAGGTCATCTCCCTGCGACGCCTGCCGGCGGGGACGCGCGTGGGCTACGACGGCACCTTCACCGCCCCGAGCGAGCGCCTCATCGCGACCATCCCCGTGGGCTACGGCGACGGGCTCATCCGGGCTACCAGCAACCGCGCCGAGGTGTTGGTGCGCGGGCGCCGCTGCCCCATCGTGGGCAACGTCTCGATGGACCTGACGGGCGTGGACGTCAGCGCGGTGCCCGGCGTACAGCTCGGCGACGAGGTGGTGCTGCTCGGCCGACAGGGGGACGAGCACATCGACGCGTACGAGCTGGCGCGCTCTGCCGGGACCATCCACTACGAGGTGCTCACCAACGTGTCGCGGCGCGTGCCCCGCTTCTACGGCTGA
- a CDS encoding FMN-binding glutamate synthase family protein: MWGLWILVPVVLLLALAVHDRRQRTNTIIANFPIVGRFRYWFEALGGPLRQYIVTSNDEERPFTRDQRRWVYASAKVENNYFGFGTDNELENTQGYLIIRQSTFPITSPVKGQPGYDPKYRLPCAKIMGGHRKRKHAFRPESIINTSAMSYGSLSGAAIESINRGMAIAGGWQNTGEGGISPYHRKGGDLVWQLGTGYYGCRDDHGNFSMERFLEGVASAPVRAIEIKLSQGAKPGLGGVLPAAKITPEISAIRHVPMGKDCISPASHSAFSDVSSMLDFIESLADASGLPVGIKAAVGQMGFWQDLAKQMETTGRAPDFISIDGGEGGTGAAPLVFSDHVALPFKLGFTSVYRTFAERGMHEKVLFLGTGRLGFPQQVLLSLALGCDLVSVAREAMLAIGCIQAQECHTGSCPTGVATQKPWLVAGLDPMLKSARLANYIMTLRKETLALAHACGEEHPGVVSLDHFDMVDGFSTRPAREVFHYDPAWGLPEAQEREAIRELMRSLS, translated from the coding sequence ATGTGGGGTCTTTGGATCTTGGTCCCGGTGGTGTTGCTGCTCGCCCTCGCCGTACACGACCGGCGTCAGCGCACCAACACCATCATCGCGAACTTCCCGATCGTCGGGCGCTTCCGCTATTGGTTCGAGGCGCTCGGCGGCCCGCTACGGCAGTACATCGTCACCAGCAACGACGAGGAGCGCCCCTTCACGCGCGACCAACGCCGCTGGGTGTACGCGTCCGCCAAAGTGGAGAACAACTACTTCGGCTTCGGCACGGACAACGAGCTCGAGAACACGCAGGGCTACCTCATCATCCGGCAGTCGACGTTCCCCATCACGTCGCCCGTGAAGGGCCAGCCCGGCTACGACCCCAAGTACCGCCTGCCCTGCGCGAAGATCATGGGCGGCCACCGCAAGCGCAAGCACGCGTTCCGGCCGGAGTCCATCATCAACACCTCGGCCATGAGCTACGGCTCGCTCAGCGGGGCGGCCATCGAGTCCATCAACCGCGGCATGGCCATCGCGGGGGGCTGGCAGAACACGGGCGAGGGAGGGATCTCGCCGTACCACCGCAAGGGAGGCGACCTGGTCTGGCAGCTGGGCACGGGCTACTACGGCTGCCGCGACGACCACGGCAACTTCTCGATGGAGCGCTTCCTCGAGGGCGTCGCGAGCGCGCCTGTGCGTGCCATCGAGATCAAGCTCAGCCAGGGCGCCAAGCCGGGTCTCGGCGGTGTGCTGCCAGCCGCCAAGATCACCCCCGAGATCTCGGCCATTCGGCACGTGCCGATGGGCAAGGACTGCATCAGCCCCGCGTCGCACAGCGCGTTCTCGGACGTGTCCTCCATGCTGGACTTCATCGAGTCGCTGGCCGACGCGAGCGGGCTCCCCGTGGGCATCAAGGCGGCGGTGGGTCAGATGGGCTTCTGGCAGGACCTCGCGAAGCAGATGGAGACCACGGGGCGCGCGCCGGACTTCATCAGCATCGACGGCGGCGAGGGCGGCACGGGCGCCGCGCCGTTGGTGTTCAGCGACCACGTGGCGCTGCCGTTCAAGCTGGGCTTCACCAGCGTCTACCGCACGTTCGCCGAACGCGGCATGCACGAGAAGGTGTTGTTCCTGGGCACCGGGCGCCTGGGCTTCCCGCAGCAAGTGCTGCTGTCGCTCGCGCTGGGCTGCGACCTGGTGAGCGTGGCGCGCGAGGCGATGCTCGCCATCGGCTGCATCCAGGCACAGGAGTGCCACACCGGCAGCTGCCCCACGGGCGTGGCCACGCAGAAGCCGTGGCTCGTGGCGGGGCTCGACCCGATGCTCAAGTCCGCGCGCCTCGCCAACTACATCATGACGCTGCGCAAGGAGACGCTCGCGCTGGCGCACGCTTGCGGCGAAGAACACCCCGGCGTCGTGTCCCTGGACCACTTCGACATGGTGGACGGGTTCTCGACACGTCCCGCGCGTGAGGTCTTCCACTACGACCCCGCGTGGGGCCTGCCGGAAGCGCAGGAGCGTGAAGCGATTCGCGAGCTCATGCGCAGCCTGAGCTGA
- a CDS encoding YhfC family intramembrane metalloprotease: MPTNAALVAAFTAEVLIIIALVVVLLMTLRRRTHVGYRVAVLGAATFIGSQVVHIPLNLLLGPLLARADRVWLTAATLGLSAGLCEELARYAMLRTAARDVRDSDAALMFGAGHGGVEALVVALMAALALVNLVLLGDDPARFLRDLTPEQRVTALQGIEQMQTMPAYLPLVGALERAMVLPIHLAATLLVTLSVVRGQRRFLVAAIALHAALDGVTVWLLPRAGGAAAELYIGVVAVVSLGLLVWLERALRVRRARMAERPEGTGAPVELVGAGKRYGADVRALSNAQLTLAPGSRTCLLGPNGAGKTTAIRMLIGAIGATEGHALLFGRESGDEDFLVAKRRLGVVPQLPGMYPDLTVRDWLELVRDLYGAGDVDAVAGELGLAALLERPMDQLSGGQKRRVAIAAAVVARPELLILDEPSAGLDPIASREVLDYLGALAHTHTILLCTHDLVEAERLCDRVVVMLDGRVLVHEAIETLRARIAPTLSLRILGELHADAAAELTSQGFAWERGEEPGWVSVPVTAPERDAPRVLRALLTNGTDVFECRVVRPTLEDLFLDIVRADEATRRVADHAAERVQPGEHAQPSSGVGAETAEAADAVDAVAAIAAATRPAADGPHAGREPLPPPVPLRDLLGATTKRLMVKEWRQLRNSGAAFWTSALLPIFLLLLVPQGLIAAVLQPSGTRDDQTTVDFGLIGELTQDPRRAAVAFIPVFMAVAALIAPMSLITHAVIQEREARTLELLVALPVRIQQVIVAKLGTAFGFSLAICGTCALVLCGELLTLGLATVFDVLALLSLLVATLAYATAGSLLVALLCKDFRTANNLAGAVVGPAILVVVFGTIFAPGGAARPLTFALVFALGALLIGRASLRSATFERLLD; this comes from the coding sequence ATGCCGACCAACGCCGCGCTCGTAGCCGCCTTCACGGCGGAGGTGCTCATCATCATCGCCCTGGTGGTGGTGCTGCTGATGACGCTTCGCCGGCGCACGCACGTGGGGTATCGCGTGGCCGTGCTGGGAGCGGCCACGTTCATCGGGTCGCAGGTGGTGCACATCCCGCTGAACCTGCTGCTGGGTCCGCTGCTGGCGCGTGCCGACCGCGTGTGGCTCACGGCGGCGACGCTGGGGCTGAGCGCGGGCTTGTGCGAAGAGCTCGCGCGCTACGCCATGCTGCGCACCGCGGCCCGCGACGTGCGCGACTCGGATGCCGCGCTCATGTTCGGGGCCGGGCACGGCGGCGTGGAGGCGCTGGTCGTGGCGCTCATGGCGGCGCTCGCGCTCGTGAACCTCGTGCTCCTCGGTGACGACCCCGCGCGCTTCCTGCGTGACCTGACCCCCGAGCAGCGCGTCACGGCGCTGCAAGGCATCGAGCAGATGCAGACGATGCCCGCGTACCTCCCGCTGGTGGGAGCACTGGAGCGCGCGATGGTGCTGCCCATCCACCTCGCAGCCACGCTGCTGGTGACGCTCTCGGTGGTGCGTGGGCAGCGGCGCTTCCTGGTGGCGGCCATCGCGCTCCACGCCGCCCTCGATGGGGTCACGGTCTGGCTGCTGCCTCGCGCAGGCGGGGCCGCGGCCGAGCTCTACATCGGGGTGGTCGCGGTGGTGAGCCTGGGTCTGCTGGTGTGGCTGGAGCGGGCGCTGCGGGTGAGGCGCGCGCGCATGGCGGAGCGGCCCGAGGGCACGGGCGCACCCGTGGAGTTGGTGGGCGCGGGCAAACGCTACGGGGCCGACGTGCGTGCGTTGTCGAACGCGCAGCTGACGCTCGCCCCCGGCAGCCGCACCTGCCTGCTGGGCCCCAACGGCGCGGGCAAGACCACGGCCATCCGCATGCTGATCGGCGCCATCGGCGCGACGGAGGGGCACGCGCTGCTGTTCGGGCGGGAGAGCGGGGACGAGGACTTCCTGGTCGCGAAGCGGCGCCTGGGCGTGGTGCCGCAGCTGCCCGGCATGTACCCGGATCTGACGGTGCGCGACTGGCTCGAGCTGGTGCGCGACCTGTACGGCGCAGGGGACGTGGACGCGGTGGCGGGTGAGCTGGGCCTCGCCGCGCTACTGGAGCGCCCCATGGACCAGCTGTCGGGCGGCCAGAAGCGGCGCGTGGCCATCGCGGCCGCGGTGGTGGCGCGGCCCGAGCTGCTCATCCTGGACGAGCCGAGCGCGGGGCTGGACCCCATCGCGTCGCGCGAGGTGCTGGACTACCTGGGCGCGCTCGCGCACACGCACACCATCCTCCTGTGCACCCACGACCTGGTGGAGGCCGAGCGCCTGTGCGACCGCGTGGTGGTCATGCTCGACGGTCGCGTGCTGGTGCACGAGGCCATCGAGACCCTGCGCGCGCGCATCGCGCCGACGCTTTCGCTGCGCATCCTGGGCGAGCTGCACGCGGACGCCGCGGCGGAGCTCACGTCGCAGGGCTTCGCGTGGGAGCGTGGTGAGGAGCCCGGCTGGGTGTCGGTGCCCGTGACGGCCCCGGAACGAGACGCCCCGCGCGTGCTGCGCGCGCTGCTGACCAACGGCACGGACGTGTTCGAGTGCCGGGTGGTGCGCCCCACGCTCGAAGACCTGTTCCTCGACATCGTGCGCGCCGACGAGGCGACGCGCCGGGTGGCCGACCACGCTGCGGAGCGTGTCCAGCCCGGCGAGCATGCCCAGCCCAGCTCTGGCGTCGGCGCCGAGACCGCCGAGGCCGCCGACGCCGTCGATGCCGTGGCGGCCATCGCCGCAGCAACGCGGCCCGCGGCCGACGGCCCACACGCAGGGCGCGAGCCGTTGCCACCGCCCGTGCCCCTGCGCGACCTCCTCGGGGCCACCACCAAGCGCCTGATGGTGAAAGAGTGGCGCCAGCTGCGGAACAGCGGCGCGGCGTTCTGGACGTCCGCGCTGCTGCCCATCTTCTTGCTGCTGCTCGTGCCGCAAGGGCTCATCGCCGCCGTGCTCCAGCCCAGCGGGACGCGGGACGATCAAACGACGGTGGACTTCGGACTGATTGGTGAGCTCACGCAAGACCCGAGGCGCGCGGCCGTGGCGTTCATTCCGGTGTTCATGGCGGTTGCGGCCCTGATCGCGCCCATGTCGCTCATCACGCACGCCGTCATCCAAGAGCGCGAGGCGCGTACGCTGGAGCTGCTGGTGGCGCTGCCGGTGCGCATCCAGCAGGTCATCGTGGCCAAGCTCGGCACGGCGTTCGGGTTCTCGCTCGCCATCTGCGGCACGTGCGCGCTGGTGCTGTGCGGCGAGCTGCTGACGTTGGGTCTGGCGACCGTGTTCGACGTGCTCGCGCTGCTCTCGTTGCTCGTCGCGACGCTGGCTTACGCAACCGCGGGCTCGCTGCTGGTGGCGCTGCTGTGCAAGGACTTCCGGACGGCCAACAACCTCGCGGGCGCCGTCGTCGGACCGGCCATCCTGGTGGTGGTGTTCGGCACCATCTTCGCGCCAGGAGGTGCGGCCCGCCCGCTCACCTTCGCGCTCGTCTTCGCGCTGGGGGCCCTGTTGATCGGCCGCGCATCGCTGCGCTCGGCAACCTTCGAGCGCCTGCTGGACTGA
- a CDS encoding cytochrome P450: MRYAIDPRFRAIPGTSSPLELRALVQNPFAFFEQRYLTHGPIFRSSLVYPVVWMMGAEANRAIMVTDRETFSYAGGYGQLAFGKLFKQNVLVMDGEEHLRARTLLEPAVNRLGLTEVIDQVQGIWDSAADQLERKPHGDVYDIAQRATFEASAMALTGLKDGSELDAMRPHFEAMIVGAMAHTKVRYPGGILDAGLKSRDVLVDMLRPHIERARRDPNPKGFLGRLAQDKDEHGRYLPIEDIIHHTLLLFWAGYDTTASAGSWVLHLLAHHPEWQDRIRENVWDVLGDQPYELKGSAKLHTVSWFLREVERFGPSLSMFPRTAVRDFEFGGYTVPAGTPVFWSPWMSQRCPEAFPHPHAFDPGRWDPARGEDQAKGKYMVGFGGGPRLCLGRNFAQMQLRILITTLVRRFHIEPDGTQPFHIQGLPTHHPVDSRVHFRPLLAYQQRGGARTVRSAAGEQAVNEALA; encoded by the coding sequence ATGCGCTACGCCATCGACCCCCGCTTCCGCGCCATCCCCGGCACCTCCTCCCCGCTCGAGCTGCGCGCGCTGGTGCAGAACCCGTTCGCGTTCTTCGAGCAGCGCTACCTGACGCACGGGCCCATCTTCCGCTCGAGCCTGGTCTACCCCGTGGTCTGGATGATGGGCGCCGAGGCCAACCGCGCCATCATGGTCACAGACCGCGAGACCTTTTCGTACGCGGGCGGCTACGGGCAGCTCGCGTTCGGCAAGCTGTTCAAGCAGAACGTGCTGGTGATGGACGGCGAGGAGCACCTGCGCGCGCGCACGCTGCTGGAGCCGGCCGTCAACCGGCTGGGGCTGACCGAGGTCATCGACCAGGTGCAGGGCATCTGGGACAGCGCGGCGGATCAGCTGGAGCGCAAGCCTCATGGCGACGTGTACGACATCGCGCAGCGCGCGACCTTCGAGGCCTCGGCCATGGCGCTGACGGGGCTCAAGGACGGCAGCGAGCTGGACGCGATGCGCCCGCACTTCGAAGCGATGATCGTGGGCGCCATGGCGCACACCAAGGTGCGCTACCCCGGCGGGATCCTGGACGCGGGCCTCAAGTCGCGCGACGTGCTGGTGGACATGCTGCGCCCGCACATCGAGCGCGCGCGGCGCGACCCGAACCCCAAGGGCTTCCTGGGACGGCTGGCGCAGGACAAGGACGAGCACGGCCGCTACCTGCCCATCGAGGACATCATCCACCACACGCTGCTGCTGTTCTGGGCGGGCTACGACACCACGGCCAGCGCGGGTTCGTGGGTGCTGCACCTGCTGGCGCACCACCCCGAGTGGCAGGACCGCATCCGCGAGAACGTGTGGGACGTGCTGGGCGACCAGCCCTACGAGCTGAAGGGCAGCGCCAAGCTGCACACGGTGAGCTGGTTCCTGCGCGAGGTGGAGCGCTTCGGTCCGAGCCTTTCGATGTTCCCCCGCACGGCCGTGCGCGACTTCGAGTTCGGCGGCTACACGGTGCCGGCCGGCACCCCGGTGTTCTGGAGCCCGTGGATGAGCCAGCGCTGCCCCGAGGCGTTCCCGCACCCGCATGCGTTCGACCCGGGCCGCTGGGACCCGGCACGCGGCGAGGACCAGGCCAAGGGTAAGTACATGGTGGGCTTCGGCGGCGGGCCGCGCCTGTGCCTGGGCCGCAACTTCGCGCAGATGCAGCTGCGCATCCTGATCACGACGCTGGTGCGTCGCTTCCACATCGAGCCCGACGGAACGCAGCCCTTCCACATCCAGGGGCTGCCCACGCATCACCCGGTGGACTCGCGCGTGCACTTCCGCCCGCTGCTCGCCTACCAGCAGCGCGGCGGGGCGCGGACCGTGCGCTCAGCGGCCGGCGAACAGGCCGTGAACGAAGCGCTGGCGTGA
- a CDS encoding TetR/AcrR family transcriptional regulator, whose protein sequence is MSAPSPRASASASEIARRPKGRSERVQRQVFDAALAILARDGRGALSMEAIAHEADVHKTTLYRRWGSVETLVREACADYDDTSIKAPDTGSFEGDVRALAQQFGRYLSQPITQAIVRMVVSDAPHDQELREWADEFWLTRSGPFDTVVERAIARGELPAHVTAIELAEPLIGPMILRALVTGFELDDRDFLDRLATLVLRGLTL, encoded by the coding sequence ATGTCGGCCCCCTCCCCGCGCGCCAGCGCCAGCGCCTCCGAGATCGCCCGTCGGCCCAAGGGCCGCAGCGAACGCGTGCAGCGCCAGGTGTTCGACGCCGCGCTGGCCATCCTCGCGCGTGACGGGCGCGGCGCGCTCTCGATGGAGGCCATCGCGCACGAAGCCGACGTGCACAAGACCACGCTCTACCGTCGCTGGGGCAGCGTCGAGACCCTCGTGCGCGAGGCCTGCGCCGACTACGACGACACGTCCATCAAGGCCCCCGACACGGGCTCGTTCGAGGGCGACGTGCGTGCGCTGGCCCAGCAGTTCGGGCGCTACCTGTCGCAGCCCATCACGCAGGCCATCGTGCGCATGGTCGTCTCGGACGCGCCGCACGACCAGGAGCTGCGCGAGTGGGCCGACGAGTTCTGGCTCACCCGCAGCGGCCCGTTCGATACCGTCGTCGAGCGCGCCATCGCGCGCGGCGAGCTGCCTGCGCACGTCACCGCGATCGAGCTCGCCGAGCCGCTGATCGGTCCGATGATCCTGCGCGCGCTGGTCACGGGCTTCGAGCTCGACGACCGCGACTTCCTCGACCGCCTGGCCACGCTGGTCCTGCGCGGCCTCACCCTCTGA